From the Nostoc sp. PCC 7107 genome, the window AGAAGAAGAGGTGACATGAAGGAGGGGAACAAATATCAGCCACTCCTTGAGTTTTTGCGTGGCAGTGATCAAAATGAAATAACTCTATCATTTGCTGAAATTGAGACTTTAATAAATGATGTTTTGCCTGAATCAGCAAGAAATAAACAGGCATGGTGGAGTAACCGCAAACAAGGCTCATCACAAGCTTACGCTTGGATGAAAGCTGGATATCGTGTTGAGGAAGTGGATTTTGATCAGCAACAAGTGATGTTCCGTAAACCTCCTGATAAATATCAAGTTCAGCTTCAGGGTGATACTTTACTGTGGAATGCTGAGTTAATCAAAGCA encodes:
- a CDS encoding DNA-binding transcriptional regulator; amino-acid sequence: MKEGNKYQPLLEFLRGSDQNEITLSFAEIETLINDVLPESARNKQAWWSNRKQGSSQAYAWMKAGYRVEEVDFDQQQVMFRKPPDKYQVQLQGDTLLWNAELIKALRQHMDLTQAEFAQRLGVRQATVSQWEKSVYEPTLATSRYLTLIAKQAGFKI